ACGTCCCGCTGTCGGTCGTGACCTCGTAGGTGTCGCCCGTGGAGAACTCGCGGGTCCGTGGCTCCGGGAGCCACTCCTCGACGGGGACCAGCGTGTTGTTCTCGCTGTAGACGACAAAGTCGGTGCCGTTCTGGGTCGCGAGCGAGTTGCGCACCGCCGGGTCCTCGCGGAGCAGCCGGGAGACGTTGAACTGCTCGCGCAGCGTGACGGTCCCGGTCTCGTTGTCGGCCAGCACGAGGTAGCTGTCGTTCTGGTAGGTCGTCGTGGTGTTGTGCTCTAAGGAGGAACTGAACCGTGCCGACTCGTTCGTCCAGGTCAGGTCGGCGACCATCGACCCGCCGCCCCCGTGACCGCCGCCACCGCCCGCCATGTGGATATTCGAAGCAGTGTACGTCGTCCCGTCGACGGTGAACGTACTCTCGTTGGTCAATTCAGCCGTCTCGTCGAGATTCACCTCCGGCCGCTGGCTCTCCGCGACGCCAATGTACGCGTAGGCTGCGACACTGACGACGAGGAAGAACACGAAGTATGCCGCCGCGGCTCGTCGTTGCATATCCGAACGGTCAGTCGGCGCGCGGTTTAATGATTACTTTTCGGCTGGATGGTCGGCAGCGGCCGAGCGACCCGGTGCGAGCCGGCTCGGTTCCGTCTCCGGGTCCGCGTGTGGGCAACACATCAGCGCCCCGACCGAGGGGCTATCGAGTTCGAATTCAGCCACAGAGACGCGGGAGGAACCAGCTTCTGCGGTGTCCGTCTCTCGAGAAAAGCCGATTGCGACCGTCGCGACGCAGATTATTCGCTATCCCAAATATGTTTAAATATTCAAGATAGTAACTGAACACATGGCTACAGTTGCGACGCTCCTCGATGGAGACGAGCGGGGAGTCAGTCCAGTAATCTCCGTGATACTGATGGTCGCCATCACGGTGATTCTGTCGGCAGTGATCGCGTCCTTCGTGCTCGGCCTGGGTCAGGGCGCCGACGAGATTGCGCCACAGATCAGTTTCGACTGTGAGAGTGGCGTTCCCGTCGTGCAGGGAGGCGAGACGAACTTCGACGGCGTCGTAATCGATGCGAACGGGAACCAGTACGGCACGCTGAGCCCCGGCACTCCGCTCGCGCCCGGGCGAGTAACGTGGCAGAGTGCCGATGGCAGTCAGTCCGCCACGCTGTTCGAGGGGTGTGTAAGTTCATAATCGGTCCGGCCTCTGCCATCATCGGAGGACCGTGCCGTGTGTCGCATCCCAACGGCGCGCGGCGTCGTCAGAGCGAGTGGGCCCCTCTATCGGGGACGTGTCCGCAGGTGATGCCGTGTCGGAGTGGCGGAAGATACTATCGAGCCCATCGGCCGTGGGGGCAGGCTGTGGTCCCGCAGCACACTTAGCAGTGGCGAGCGTACCGACAGTCGATGGACGAGTCTCCTTCGGCACGGCCCCAGTCACGAATACACACCGCGCCGCGAACGGATATCTCGCAGGACCAGGGTCGGTTCCGGACCCACTTCAACTTCCCCGGCCGGGCCGTCCCCGGGCACGACGACCACGGATACGGCCCACTCGCGACCGTCGTCGAGTCGTTCATGGACCCGGGGACGCTCATCCGGATGCATCAGCACCGGAACGAAGAGATAATCTCGTGGGTCCCCGAGGACGTGATGCGCCACGACGACCGCCAAGGGAACGACCTGGTCACCGACAGCGGCCACCTGCTGGTGATGAACGCCGGCAGCGGGTTCTGGCACGCCGAGGAGACGCTGGCCGACGACCCGCCCCTGCGGATGCTCCAGATATTCGTCCGCCCGCACAGCCTCGATCTCGAGCCCGGCATCCAGCACGAGCCGATTCCCGACCCGGTTCCAAACGAGTGGCGTCACCTGTTCGGGGCGGAGGGCACCGACGCCCCGCTGTCGGTCCGTAACGAGGTCGACTGCTACGACTGCCGGCTCGAGGCCGGCGCCACGACCACGCTCCCCGCCAGGCAGGGCCGAGATACCTACTGTTACGTGTTCGAGGGCGAGGTAGAAATCGGCGGTGAGTCGGTCGGGTACACCGAGAGCGCACTCGTGACTGAGGCGACCGACGTCCCGGTGACCGGCGCCGAGGATTCGACACTCGTCGCCTTCGTCATCGACCCCGACGCGCCGGTCACGCGCCAGGGGACTATCGGTCGCTAACGAGCGAACTGCGTTAGGACGGGGGTTCGGTTTCATCGCGCACGGAGCGAAGGCTCTGCAATCATCCTCAGATGGCGGGTTCTGGCCGGGGTCACAGACCGCCAGCTGGTCCAGTCTGCGCGTACGCGGCACAGGCCCTCGTGAGTCCCGTTCGAAACGGACGCAGCTGGTACCCTGACCGACGCAGGATTGAGACGGTTCGAAAACAAGCCAAGGGCCGGATTTGAACCGGCGATGGGCGGCTCTGCAGGCCGCTGCGTTAGGCCAGACTCTGCCACCTTGGCGCACTCAGGAGTAGTCGAGTCGCTCGCTTAAGGCTAGCGAATTCGACTAGCCTTCGCCCTCCGATTGGCCCGGTTCGCCGACGCCCCCGACGGGGACGGCGTTGAGAATCGACGTCCGCACGTCTTCCACGGAGTCGAACTGTTCGTCCGGGATGCGGTCCAACACGTCGACGAGCGGTTCGTCACCGTCTGCGTACTGGAGTCGGACGTCCGCGAACGCCGTCCGAACGGTCGCCTTCGGGAGCGGGAACGTCTCCGACGCGACCAACGCGTCGAGTTCGTTCAGTTTGACCTCACGAGTCATGCACAGTGTCAGGTCGGGAGCGGCTTGGTTACCCGTCGCTTATCCGGTCCCGGCGCTGCCGCTCACTGCAGCCGCTGTGTACATACGAAAACCCCCACGCGGAGAGCCGGCGATGACTCTCTGCGTGGGGGAAGTAAGGTATGAGTGGTCGGCGGCGAACCGGATTTCCCAGAGGCTCGCGCACTCCAGTACTCGCCGGAACGCTGGTGGGCTTATCTTCCGTGTTCGGGATGGGTACGGGAGGCAACCCCACCGCTATGGCCGCCTTAACGCCGAGTCACGGAGTCGAACCGTGATGGGATACCGCTCTCGGTGGTCTTCTGTCACCGTCTGATACGTGCGATCCAGTTTGCGCCTGGACTCGTTCAGTTCAGTCGACGAGCAATTCGTCGGTGAATGCGAGTCACAGTGCGTATGATTGTGGCTTTGAGTTGTTAGTACTCGTGGGCTCAACACTTCGTTACCTCAGTGCGTACACCCCGAGTCTATCGACCGCGTCTTCTACGCGGACTCTCTGCGGTGTCTCTTTTCCAGGTGGGTTTCGAGCTTAGATGCGTTCAGCTCTTACCCCGTGTCGCGTGGCTACCCGGCACGTGCTCTCTCGAACAACCGGTACACCAGTGGCGACCAATCGTAGTTCCTCTCGTACTATACGATCGTTCCCGTCAGACACCATAACACACCCAGTAGATAGCAGCCGACCTGTCTCACGACGGTCTAAACCCAGCTCACGACCTCCTTTAATAGGCGAACAACCTCACCCTTGCCCGCTTCTGCACGGGCAGGATGGAGGGAACCGACATCGAGGTAGCAAGCCACTCGGTCGATATGTGCTCTTGCGAGTGACGACTCTGTTATCCCTAGGGTAGCTTTTCTGTCATCAATTGCCCGCATCAAGCAGGCTAATTGGTTCGCTAGACCACGCTTTCGCGTCAGCGATCCTCGTTGGGAAGATCACTGTCAAAGCTATCTTTTGCTCTTGCACTCTTCGCCGGGTCTCTGTCCCGGCTGAGATAGCCTTAGGGCGCGCTCGATATCTTTTCGAGCGCGTACCGCCCCAGTCAAACTGCCCGGCTACCGGTGTCCTCCTCCCGGAGTGAGAGTCGCAGTCACCGACGGGTAGTATTTCACTGATGGCTCGGTGGCCCGCTAGCGCGGGTACCTGTGTAATGCCTCCTACCTATGCTGCACATCGGCGACCACGTCTCAGCGACAGCCTGCAGTAAAGCTCCATAGGGTCTTCGCTTCCCCCTGGGTGTCTCCAGACTCCGCACTGGAATGTACAGTTCACCGGGCCCAACGTTGGGACAGTGAAGCTCTGGTTAATCCATTCATGCAAGCCGCTACTGATGCGGCAAGGTACTACGCTACCTTAAGAGGGTCATAGTTACCCCCGCCGTTGACAGGTCCTTCGTCCTCTTGTACGAGGTGTTCAGATACCTGCACTGGGCAGGATTCAGTGACCGTACGAGTCCTTGCGGATTTGCGGTCACCTATGTTGTTACTAGACAGTCCGAGCTTCCGAGTCACTGCGACCTGCTCATTTCCTGAGCAGGCATCCCTTATCGCGAACTTACGGGACTAACTTGCCGAATTCCCTAACGTCGGTTGCTCCCGACAGGCCTTAGCTTTCGCCGCTATGGACACCTGTGTCGGTTCTCGGTACGGACATCATACTCGTCTTTTCACGGGCCCCAGGTTGAACCACGTTTCCCTGTCTCGCCGTTCGTCCGCTTCGTGCCGTTATGGCTTCCACGGAGTTTGACGATTCGACCGGGCGAAGGCCCGGCGTGGTCGACCCCAGGGCGTCAACTTTCACTGTATGATGGCACGGGAATATTAACCCGTTTCCCATTTCGTCATCGTCGAGTTGCGGGATGACTTAGGACCGGCTAACCCCCAGCTGATCAGCAGTGCTGAGGAACCCTTATCCATTAGGCCGTCGGGGTTCTCACCCGACTATCGCTGCTACTATGGCCAGGATTTTCGTCACTCATCGGTCCACAGGAGCTCTCGCCCCTGCTTCCATCCAATGAGAGCGCCAATCTACTCGATTACCCTGTAACGGGTACGGAAAGGTCTCGGTGGTGGATTTGAGTCCCGATCATTTTGGGCGCCTCAAACCTCGGCCGGTAAGCTGTTACGCTTTTCTTAGAGGGTAGCTGCTTCTAGCTCACCTCCCGGCTGTCTAGGCTCGAGACCACCTTCAGAGGATTACACTTAATCCACACTTGGGGACCTTAACCTTTCTCTGGGTTGTTCCCCTCACGGTGCACAGGCTTACCCCGCACACCGGAATCCCCGCGTCAAACGGCGTTCGTAGGTTTGGAGTTTGACAGGTGTGCCGACTCCTCTCGGAGGCGGTCACACCAATCGGTCGCTCTACCCCACGAACTACCTCGGCGGAGGTCATGCTTCGACATGTTTCGATTGGAACCAGCTGTTGCCGGACTCGATGGGCCTTTCACCCCTACACATAGATCACGAGAGGGTATTGTAGGACACCAACTCTAACAGGCCTCCACGTGCCTTTCGGCACGCTTCACCTTGTCCATGCGTAGATCGTCCGGATTCGGGTCGTGTCCACGTGGCTCCCCGCCCTTGAAGACGGCGGCCCTCGGGCAAAGCCCTGCGGCCATGTCGGTTTCCCTATGCCTCCCCCGATGCTCGGGTTAGACTTGCCATGTAGACACACTCCCTGGCTCGTTTTTCAAAACGTACGATAGAACATCGGCTTCCCGTGAGTCTTACTGGACGCTCGCGCGTCGGTCATTCGTCAGGGGACCTTGTATGCCCTATCGCTCCATCGCCAACTGAGTTCAAGCTCTATTTCACCTCCCTTCTGAGGGTACTTTGCAGCGTTCGTTCACACTACTTGTGCACTATCGGTCTCGAGGAGTGTTTAGCCTTTGCAGTCGATGCCTGCAACATTCGCGAGGGATATCCAACCCCCGCTACTCTGGAACTACCGCACACTGTACTGATCTCGATTACGGGGTTGTCACCCTGTATCACGCTCTGTTCCAAGAGACTTCGTCGAGATGGTCGAGTGATGAGAGGTAGCCCTGACACCACATGTCCCGTGAGGGATTCGGTTTGGGCTGTATCGCGTTCACTCGCGGTTACTAACGATATCGCATTGCGCTTTCTTTTCCTTCCGATACTAAGATGTTTCAGTTCTCGGGGTT
This DNA window, taken from Haloarcula ordinaria, encodes the following:
- a CDS encoding type IV pilin N-terminal domain-containing protein, giving the protein MATVATLLDGDERGVSPVISVILMVAITVILSAVIASFVLGLGQGADEIAPQISFDCESGVPVVQGGETNFDGVVIDANGNQYGTLSPGTPLAPGRVTWQSADGSQSATLFEGCVSS
- a CDS encoding pirin family protein, with protein sequence MDESPSARPQSRIHTAPRTDISQDQGRFRTHFNFPGRAVPGHDDHGYGPLATVVESFMDPGTLIRMHQHRNEEIISWVPEDVMRHDDRQGNDLVTDSGHLLVMNAGSGFWHAEETLADDPPLRMLQIFVRPHSLDLEPGIQHEPIPDPVPNEWRHLFGAEGTDAPLSVRNEVDCYDCRLEAGATTTLPARQGRDTYCYVFEGEVEIGGESVGYTESALVTEATDVPVTGAEDSTLVAFVIDPDAPVTRQGTIGR
- a CDS encoding DUF2795 domain-containing protein, with product MTREVKLNELDALVASETFPLPKATVRTAFADVRLQYADGDEPLVDVLDRIPDEQFDSVEDVRTSILNAVPVGGVGEPGQSEGEG